GAAAGCCTCCCAGGGAGAATTCTCCGAAGGTAGTGACAGCAAGCCACCCAGATGGAAGACCCTGTTTATCCTGAACTTCCTGAAGCAGTTCAGAATCTCCGACAGATTGCTAAGAGAACCCCTCACGTAGGAATAACCATCCCTGTAGCGCAGGAGAACACCCCTTGGTGGTGCGATGTCAAAGAGAACCGGCCTTTTGCCCTCTTCAATAAGCAATCGAGCCAGAGCCGATCCCAAAAAACCTGTCCCGCCGGTAATTAAATCAGCCATACTCTCCCTCTAACATCCTTCCTCGATACTCCGTCAGTCGCTTTTCGACATCTTACAGCCCGTTTCTTCACATGGAACTTCCACCTCTTTGGCGGGAATCATAACGGGCTCGCCAACATAGGCGTGATCATAGAATTTATTTTCCTTTACCACTTCGGCTATCCAGTAGGGAACCTGAGCCTGATGATCACAGGGTCTCATGTACCAGGTCCCCGCAGGCCCTTCGAAAGTCAGTCCTTCCCAGGCGGATATAACCTTTTCGGGATCCGCCGAACCTGCCTTTTTAACGGCTTCCGCCCAGAACAAAGTGGCAGTGTAAGCCTTCCCTCTCAGCCAAGATGGGTAATATCCCTTTTCCTTGAAAAATCCCTGCAGGAACTCCTGATTTAGCCTGCCGGGAATCGAAAGCATATAAATCTCTGCGCCAACAGACCCGATAACAGCCTCGTCATCGCCTAAACCTTTTATTAATACGTCGTCGTTAATGTAGTAGCAGAGGAATTTGACATTCAGCCCCATAGATCTTCCCTGCTTCAGTAACAAGGACAGGTCATTACCCCAGTTAGGAGTGAAAATAACGTCCGGTTTAGCAGCTATAATCTGACTGATATAGGGAGCATAATCCTTGTTGCCCAGGGGATGATAAATTTCGGCTACCAGTTCAATATTCGGATCTAGCTCTTTTATTTTCTTTTTGAAGGCAGCCATTGCTTCGTGTCCGAAGGAATAGTCCTGAGCTATGCCGGCAATCCTCTTGTAGCCTTTTCTAACAGCCCAGAGGGCCAGTGCATAAGATCTTCCATCCGTGCTGCCTCCGGGTCGGAAAAAATGCCGGTTACACTTTTCACCCGTAAGACTTGATGCGTCCATACCGTAGGTAAAAAATATGCCCTTGTGTTTTTCCACCAATTCCGACATTGCCGCTCCAACAGAGCTTCCCGTGCCTCCGCAGAAGAACTTGACATTATCCTTCATAATAAGCTTTGTTGCCTTTCTTACCGCTACGTCCGGCTTTACTTCCGAATCTATCGGTATCACCTCCACCTTCCTGCCCAGCAACCCTCCGCCATCGTTTATTACCTTCACGGCATATTCAACGCCTTCCAGGTACCTCTCGCCGATATCCTTGAAAGTCCCAGACAGTGGTTCCACAACACCTAGCTTTATGGTGTCTTCGGCCCCTGCCATGCCCGTACAGGCAATACCCACCAACATAAACACCGAACACAATAAGGCCATCTTTCTCAACATTGGAATCCCTCCTCTGGATTTAAATATTCAACCTAAAAAACACAGGCTGCTGCCTTTGTTGCCCGGGAAAATATTCAGACTTCTAAATAGGTCATCCTTATATCCTCTGCCTTCATCAAATCCTCTCTGGTCCCTTCGAAAACGATCTGCCCCTTGTTCATAACGTAAAACCTGTCACCCATTTTGATTGTTGCTTTGAAATTTTGCTCTACCATGAGAATGGACACCCCATCCTCTCTTATACGGGAAAGAATACCCAGTATCTCCTTTGCCATTAAAGGAGCCAATCCCTCAGTGGGTTCGTCAACCAGAAGAACCTCCGGGTTGCCCATGAGAGTCCGAACAATCGTGAGAATCTGTTGTTCACCTCCGGACAGGTGCTTACCCAGATTATTCCGTCTCTTCTTGAGCACAGGGAAAGTCTCATAGACTCTCTCCAACGACCATGAATTACCCCCGTTATGACAACCTTTTTTCATCCCGATGAGCAGGTTTTCTTCCACCGTAAGGCTTCCGAAAATTCTTCGTTCCTCCGGAACAAACCCTATACCCAGTCTTGATATCTGAAATGGCCGAAGTCCGATCAATTCCTGACCTTTAAAGGTTATGCTTCCAGACCTTGGCGGGACCAGACCGATAATGCTTTTGAGTGTCGTCGTTTTCCCAACTCCGTTTCGGCCCAGAATGCAAACAATCTCTCCCGCATTTAAACCAAGTGACACACCGTGAAGAACATGGCTCTGTCCGTAATAGCTGTGAATTTCTTCAACCTTAAGCAACACCCTTACTCCTCTCCCAGGTAGGCATCCTTAACCCTTTGATCGTTCCTGATTTTCTCCGGACTGCCCGAAGCTATAATCACGCCGTGATGCAGGACCGAGATGGTATCGGCAAGCGAAAACACTACGTCCATATCGTGTTCTATGATAATCAGCGTTCTGCCACGGGTAATTCTGTCGATCAGTTCTATAACATTTTTGGTTTCCTCACGGGTCATACCGGCAGTCGGTTCGTCCAGAAGAATCAAATGCGGGTCCAGTGACAGTGTGATGGCTATTTCAAGAGCTCTCTGTTGGCCGTAAGCAAGAGAGGTCACCGGTCGATCCATCAAATCGTAAAGACCCACAGCTTCTATAATCTGTTTTGCCCGTTCCACCAGTTCTCGTTGCTCAACCGGACGCCTGAAAAAGCTGTATTTCAGGCCCCTTTTACTTCTCACACCAGCGAGAACGTTTTCTAAAACGGTAAGGCCCTGGAAAACATTGGTAATCTGGAAAGACCGAGCAATCCCCATCTGGGCAAGAACATCAGGGCTCAGCCCGGACACATCACGACCTCGATAATAAATGCGACCTGAAGAAGGTTTGTATTTACCAGTAATGATATTGAAAAGAGTCGTCTTACCCGCACCGTTAGGGCCGATTACGGCATGCCGCTCACCGCGCTTAACTATGAGATCCACACCCGACAATATTTCAAGGCCCGAAAAATCTTTACAGAGTTTCTCTATCCGAAGCACTTCAAGAGATTCGTTCATTTTGCTTACACCCTATCTGAGCAGATACATTCCGAAAACCAAAGGGCTTAATGTTCTTGCAAAACACCATACCCCGGACACGGTCTTTCAAGAAAAAACACAAGCCAGAAAGCCCCTGTGGCATATAGAGAACCATCAGCACAAATATAAGCCCCATTATCAGCGGCCATCTATCGGTCAGGTCGCTCAGAAAATCCTGCAGGTGAATATAGACGGCAGCACCGAGAATCGGCCCCCAGAACGTGGACATACCCCCGATAAAGGTCATCAGCAACACGGCCGTGGTCATATCAATACTTACGGCATTTACCGACACAAACTCAAAATGGAGGGCATAAAATGTCCCGGCCACACCGGCCAGCGTGCCGGTAAACACGAAGAGAATAAGTCTGGTAACATGAGGATTATATCCGACGAATTTCATTCGCTCTTCGTTTTCTCGAATCAACACAATGGTTTGCCCCATGGCGGTGTGCGTAAAATACCAGCAATAGGCAATCAGCAACCCCAACGTAATAAAGGTGAAGTAATAAAAAGCCACAGGGCTGGAAAGGCTGATGGTAAAAACCCCAAAATCCAAACTCGGCCGGGAAAGACTCAGACCGTCATCACCACCGGTAACGGAATACCACTTGGTGGCTATGGCATAGAAAAGGTAATTGAATGCGAGGGTAAGCAAAGCAAAGTATGCACCCTTTTGCCGTAGTAACAGACCCCCTATGAGTAAACCTATTGCGGCGGTAATTATGGCACTGACAAAAACGACTCCCCATAGGGAAATTCCCGGAATGTGATTGACGAGTAGAGCGGCTAAATACCCCCCGGTACCGAAAAACAAGGCATGCCCGAAAGACAGCAGTCCTGCATATCCTAACAAAAAATTATAACTGATCGCATAGAGAGAAAATATGATCACTTCGGTAAGCAAGCTAACCCGATACAGCGGTAGAACAGCGGGAGCAATCAGAAATACGGCTATGAGAGCGAAGACAAATATTAACCTGCGTCTGGTATTACCTTTACCCATCATCTTTCCTCGCCGAACAAACCTGAAGGTTTTACAATGAGTACCAGCGCCATGAGGAGATAAATGAGTGCGAGAGAAAGTTTTGGGATCAGTAGCGCGCCAAATGATTGTAACTGCCCTATGATCAAGGAAGCCACCATGGCCCCTCCCAGACTACCGAAGCCACCCACGACAATGACAACGAAAGCATCGATCAGAATGTCCGTGGCCATTCCCGGATATGTCGTGAGCAGAGGCCCTGCTATGACTCCGGCAAAACCGGAAAGAGCCGCCCCGGCTGCAAACACCCCCGTGAAAAGAAGAGGAACATTAATGCCTAGAGCTTCGACCATTTCCGAATCGTTTACGGACGCCCGAATTATGATCCCCAGGCGGGTCTTGTATATTAAAAGAGACATTAGCAGAGCGACCAACAAGCCGCAGCCGAAGATTAAACACCGATATGCAGAATAGGTTACACCGAAAATTTCTATCTGCTTATTGAGAATTTCTCCTATGTCTACCGTCAGAGGGTAATTTCCCCAGATTAGCTTGACCAGTTCTGTAATGATATAGGCGAGCCCGAAAGTTAGCAGGAGTTCATGTAGATGCCCGAATCTGTGAACTCTACGCAGGAGAAGTCGTTCGACCAAAAAACCCAGGATGAATAAAAGCACTGGGCATATAAGAATTGACAGCAAGAAAGACTGCGTGGTCTTAAGAACAGTGTACGAGAAATAGGCCCCAAGCATGTAAAAAGCAGCGTGCGCGAAGTTAAGAATGTTCATCATGCCAAAGACCAAAGTTAAACCCGAGGAAACGAGAAACAACAACCCTGCATAGGCAAGTCCGTGCAAGAAAAAGACGAAGATTTCTGTCATGGGACACTCCGTACTAAATGATAGTATTAGGAGATCCCCGGCGGCCTGAGCCCGGCTTAATCGCCGTTCATGAGACGAAGGACTTTCAACAGAATCGCGTCCCTCTTAGCAATCAACTGCTGAACCTTATCCTTCGTCCACGAGTAAAAACCCCGGCCCGCTTTAACGCCTGTGAATCCACTTTCGACAAGGTTTTCAAGCTTTGGGGACGGAACAGGAGAGTTATCAAGATAAGGAAAGAGGTACTTTTGAACTTCATACGTGAGGTCCAGACCTGCAAGGTCTGCGGTCTCAAAAGGGCCGATAAAGCATAGACGCAATCCGAAACCGAATTTAACAACCTTATCTACATCTTCCGCACTGGCAACACCTTTTTCCACCAGCGAAATCGCCTCTCTCCACATTGCGTGCTGCAAGCGATTACCCAGAAAACCCGGCACATCGCGGAGAACCCTCACGGGTTCTTTCTTTACCCTTTTCATCAGCCTGCAAACCCCTTCAAAAACCTCCTCTGAGGTGTAAAGCCCTTTCACAATTTCGACACAGGGTAGAATGTGCGGAGGGTTCCAAAAATGGGTCCCCACAAAGCGCTCTCTGTAGGAGAGACTTTCACTTAACTCCGTTATGCTGATAGCCGAAGTATTGGTACATACAACAGTCTCAGAACCGATTATATGCTCTAATTCCCGGAAAAGTTCCTTTTTTAGACCCTTATTTTCGTTTATGGCTTCTATTATCACATCGGCAGAACCGGCAGCCTCAGAAATCGATGAACAGACCCTGATGTTCTCCAGACATTGATTTGCACGGCTATTATCGGTGATCCCAAGAAGCATAAAGATTTCAAGGTTCTTTTTGATTCGCTGTCGAAGGGTTTTCAAGGCATCATCGTTGGCATCATAAACAGAAACCCTGTAACCTTCGTGGGCAAAAATCTGAGCGATCCCATGCCCCATCAATCCCGCACCGATGATCCCTATATTTTTTACGGAATCCGGTTGCACCAAAACCTCCTCACATCAAGAGGTTCTTTCTAACAGGAACCCATAAGCCAGCACAGAATCCATCCTGGCAACCTCTGTACTCCATCAGGAAACATATGTCAACTAATTTTTTCCTTGTGTTGAAAATAATTCCCGCTCCGTCCAGCTGATCCATCCTGGTCGTTAAAGTGCGGCGGCATATGGACTGGACCGGGTATGAAGCCCACAACAGAGCTCTGGCAGGATAGATACCAAAATTCGCCCAGAAAACAGCGGCTGGTTTATCAATTGTGACCAAACAGATTTATTTCCCTTACATCCACCCTGCCCCGTATCCTGGCTTAAAATATTATTCCGCAACGCCGTAGAATGCCGAAAGGGCGGTAAATCCCCTTTGGTATAAAAAACCATGAAGTAGCTTCTTGCCCCGCCTTGCACAGCGCGGGTTTTTGATTTTAAGTGACCGAAATCACAGATTAAATAATAATTTATTTGACATATTCGTTTTATACATTTATTGAACCAAATGTCTTATTTTGGAGATTATTTAAATATCTGATCGTATAATTGTCTGTCTTGAAACTGGGCGTTTTTGATGTCAGTGAATATCACTAAACATTAGCGAAAATCATACGATATTAAGCCTGAGAATGCGTTTATCGAAAAATAAGGAGGAAATATCATGCAATTATCAAGATACAACATAAAATTCCCCCTAATCGAGCCAAATCGCCTGGATCAGGACGAAGCATTCTTTTTTCTACTTGAGAACGGAAACAAAACGAGAATCCGGTTCCACGATTACGCTGAAATATACAAGCGCCCCGGACTGTATGAACAGCTCTTCTACCGCAGGCTCAAATGCTGTTCGCCTCAAAAAGTCGTCGAAACCCTGGCCAAGGTGCTCAGAGACAATCTTATCAATGTAACAGAACTCCGCGTTCTGGATCTGGGAGCGGGGAACGGCATGGTAGGAGAGCAGCTTCATGCCCATGGGGTGGCCCGTGTGGTCGGCGTGGATATTGTTGAAGAGGCTCACAGGGCCTGTGAGCGGGATCGGCCCGGAATTTACGACGCCTATTATGTCTGTGATTTTACGAAGCTGGAGGAAGCCTTCAGGGAACATATTGCTTCGTGGCAATTCAACTGCCTCACCTGTGTGGCGGCTCTGGGCTTCGGTGATATTCCGGTAAGGGCCTTTGCCAATGCCTTCAATCTCGTATGTGATTCTGGATGGATCGCCTTCAACATAAAAGACTCCTTCGTTTTAAAAGAAGACAGAACGGGTTTTTCAAGATTGATCCGAACTTTGATAAACAACGGAATTCTGGAAATTCATCATCTGGAAAGATACAGGCACCGGATATCAATAGACGGAAGGCCTCTCTTTTACTATGCAATCGTAGGCCGTAAGATGAGCCATATCCCAGACGAGATGGTCAACTCAATTGCAACAGGCTAAAGAGCTGGCCCAAAAAGCTGCATCTTTATTTACAAAAATCCTAAACAGAAAGATGGAGGTGTTTTTATGTCCATGAGCCGTTATTTGTTCACTTCCGAATCCGTCGGTGAAGGTCATCCTGACAAGGTAGCGGATCAGATATCCGATGC
This window of the Thermodesulforhabdus norvegica genome carries:
- a CDS encoding ABC transporter substrate-binding protein, with protein sequence MLRKMALLCSVFMLVGIACTGMAGAEDTIKLGVVEPLSGTFKDIGERYLEGVEYAVKVINDGGGLLGRKVEVIPIDSEVKPDVAVRKATKLIMKDNVKFFCGGTGSSVGAAMSELVEKHKGIFFTYGMDASSLTGEKCNRHFFRPGGSTDGRSYALALWAVRKGYKRIAGIAQDYSFGHEAMAAFKKKIKELDPNIELVAEIYHPLGNKDYAPYISQIIAAKPDVIFTPNWGNDLSLLLKQGRSMGLNVKFLCYYINDDVLIKGLGDDEAVIGSVGAEIYMLSIPGRLNQEFLQGFFKEKGYYPSWLRGKAYTATLFWAEAVKKAGSADPEKVISAWEGLTFEGPAGTWYMRPCDHQAQVPYWIAEVVKENKFYDHAYVGEPVMIPAKEVEVPCEETGCKMSKSD
- a CDS encoding ABC transporter ATP-binding protein is translated as MLLKVEEIHSYYGQSHVLHGVSLGLNAGEIVCILGRNGVGKTTTLKSIIGLVPPRSGSITFKGQELIGLRPFQISRLGIGFVPEERRIFGSLTVEENLLIGMKKGCHNGGNSWSLERVYETFPVLKKRRNNLGKHLSGGEQQILTIVRTLMGNPEVLLVDEPTEGLAPLMAKEILGILSRIREDGVSILMVEQNFKATIKMGDRFYVMNKGQIVFEGTREDLMKAEDIRMTYLEV
- a CDS encoding ABC transporter ATP-binding protein; the protein is MNESLEVLRIEKLCKDFSGLEILSGVDLIVKRGERHAVIGPNGAGKTTLFNIITGKYKPSSGRIYYRGRDVSGLSPDVLAQMGIARSFQITNVFQGLTVLENVLAGVRSKRGLKYSFFRRPVEQRELVERAKQIIEAVGLYDLMDRPVTSLAYGQQRALEIAITLSLDPHLILLDEPTAGMTREETKNVIELIDRITRGRTLIIIEHDMDVVFSLADTISVLHHGVIIASGSPEKIRNDQRVKDAYLGEE
- a CDS encoding branched-chain amino acid ABC transporter permease, which translates into the protein MMGKGNTRRRLIFVFALIAVFLIAPAVLPLYRVSLLTEVIIFSLYAISYNFLLGYAGLLSFGHALFFGTGGYLAALLVNHIPGISLWGVVFVSAIITAAIGLLIGGLLLRQKGAYFALLTLAFNYLFYAIATKWYSVTGGDDGLSLSRPSLDFGVFTISLSSPVAFYYFTFITLGLLIAYCWYFTHTAMGQTIVLIRENEERMKFVGYNPHVTRLILFVFTGTLAGVAGTFYALHFEFVSVNAVSIDMTTAVLLMTFIGGMSTFWGPILGAAVYIHLQDFLSDLTDRWPLIMGLIFVLMVLYMPQGLSGLCFFLKDRVRGMVFCKNIKPFGFRNVSAQIGCKQNERIS
- a CDS encoding branched-chain amino acid ABC transporter permease; the protein is MTEIFVFFLHGLAYAGLLFLVSSGLTLVFGMMNILNFAHAAFYMLGAYFSYTVLKTTQSFLLSILICPVLLFILGFLVERLLLRRVHRFGHLHELLLTFGLAYIITELVKLIWGNYPLTVDIGEILNKQIEIFGVTYSAYRCLIFGCGLLVALLMSLLIYKTRLGIIIRASVNDSEMVEALGINVPLLFTGVFAAGAALSGFAGVIAGPLLTTYPGMATDILIDAFVVIVVGGFGSLGGAMVASLIIGQLQSFGALLIPKLSLALIYLLMALVLIVKPSGLFGEER
- a CDS encoding 3-hydroxyacyl-CoA dehydrogenase family protein; this translates as MQPDSVKNIGIIGAGLMGHGIAQIFAHEGYRVSVYDANDDALKTLRQRIKKNLEIFMLLGITDNSRANQCLENIRVCSSISEAAGSADVIIEAINENKGLKKELFRELEHIIGSETVVCTNTSAISITELSESLSYRERFVGTHFWNPPHILPCVEIVKGLYTSEEVFEGVCRLMKRVKKEPVRVLRDVPGFLGNRLQHAMWREAISLVEKGVASAEDVDKVVKFGFGLRLCFIGPFETADLAGLDLTYEVQKYLFPYLDNSPVPSPKLENLVESGFTGVKAGRGFYSWTKDKVQQLIAKRDAILLKVLRLMNGD
- a CDS encoding class I SAM-dependent DNA methyltransferase gives rise to the protein MQLSRYNIKFPLIEPNRLDQDEAFFFLLENGNKTRIRFHDYAEIYKRPGLYEQLFYRRLKCCSPQKVVETLAKVLRDNLINVTELRVLDLGAGNGMVGEQLHAHGVARVVGVDIVEEAHRACERDRPGIYDAYYVCDFTKLEEAFREHIASWQFNCLTCVAALGFGDIPVRAFANAFNLVCDSGWIAFNIKDSFVLKEDRTGFSRLIRTLINNGILEIHHLERYRHRISIDGRPLFYYAIVGRKMSHIPDEMVNSIATG